The following coding sequences are from one Acidobacteriota bacterium window:
- a CDS encoding HD domain-containing protein has product MNRFPSLRKLAADVTGWGFYLCTNKELRPGRKGEFLSLTLQDATGRITGRVFDDVEHLKQEFEAGEFVKVQGRTNTYNGRLQLVVDRIRRLMPDPDRAAGFKEEECVPSAPRPLDEMWTELEATISRLGNPFVRALVEWIVRDNEAKLRIWPAAQTVHHAYRGGFLEHILQIARVATMLADVYRADADIVLAGAVLHDIGKLQELNYENATAYSREGYMLGHIPLGMVMVRDAARAIPDFPQALLTQIEHIVLSHHGSMEYGSPVEPMTVEAFIVSMADDLDAKIHQVRSAVADDIGDGEFTGFHQRFGHVLYKGPKS; this is encoded by the coding sequence ATGAACCGATTTCCTTCGTTACGCAAGCTGGCGGCGGATGTCACGGGTTGGGGGTTCTACCTGTGCACGAACAAGGAACTCCGGCCAGGCCGCAAGGGCGAGTTCCTGTCCCTCACGCTCCAAGATGCGACGGGCCGCATTACGGGCCGCGTATTTGACGACGTGGAGCACCTGAAGCAGGAGTTCGAGGCGGGCGAATTCGTGAAGGTGCAGGGCAGGACCAACACCTACAACGGGCGATTGCAACTCGTCGTCGACCGTATCCGGCGCTTGATGCCGGACCCGGATCGCGCCGCGGGCTTCAAGGAAGAAGAGTGCGTGCCGTCGGCCCCTCGGCCACTAGATGAGATGTGGACCGAACTCGAAGCCACGATTTCCCGACTCGGCAACCCGTTTGTTCGCGCGCTGGTCGAGTGGATCGTGCGCGACAACGAGGCGAAGTTACGCATCTGGCCGGCCGCGCAGACGGTCCACCACGCCTACCGGGGCGGGTTTCTCGAACATATTCTCCAGATTGCGCGGGTGGCGACGATGCTGGCCGATGTGTATCGCGCTGATGCCGACATCGTTCTCGCGGGTGCCGTGCTGCACGACATTGGCAAGTTACAGGAACTGAACTACGAGAACGCGACGGCGTATTCCCGCGAGGGCTACATGCTCGGGCACATCCCCCTCGGGATGGTCATGGTGCGGGATGCGGCGCGGGCCATCCCTGACTTTCCCCAGGCGCTGCTCACGCAGATCGAGCACATCGTGCTCTCACATCACGGGTCGATGGAGTACGGATCACCTGTGGAGCCGATGACGGTCGAGGCGTTCATCGTGTCGATGGCTGATGACCTTGACGCGAAGATCCATCAAGTGCGTTCGGCGGTGGCTGACGATATCGGGGACGGGGAATTCACTGGTTTCCACCAGCGCTTCGGGCACGTGCTCTACAAGGGCCCCAAGAGCTAA
- a CDS encoding DUF5658 family protein — translation MSHRTLAAAVVVLTLVSPLAAREVRAQDRVPVRGQAQAVEPVTLLGEVPGVEEAQAVSASSGQLSMPIQQQVAPGTARPRSGGMLALYASTVAMQALDMHSTLTGFKQGAVESNALMGGITKNRAAFFAVKAAVATGTIIAAQRIAKRNKVAAVAMLVAVNSVYAFVVVHNYKVASGLR, via the coding sequence ATGTCACACCGAACTCTCGCCGCCGCCGTCGTCGTCCTCACGTTGGTCTCTCCGTTGGCCGCTCGCGAAGTTCGCGCACAAGATCGCGTGCCCGTCCGTGGCCAGGCGCAGGCGGTCGAACCCGTGACGTTACTGGGTGAGGTCCCCGGCGTCGAGGAGGCTCAGGCCGTTTCCGCTTCGTCGGGGCAGTTGTCGATGCCGATTCAGCAGCAGGTTGCGCCGGGCACGGCTCGTCCCCGCTCGGGCGGGATGCTGGCGCTCTACGCCTCGACGGTTGCGATGCAGGCGCTGGACATGCACTCCACATTGACAGGCTTCAAACAAGGCGCTGTCGAGTCGAACGCGCTGATGGGTGGCATCACGAAGAACCGCGCCGCCTTCTTCGCGGTCAAGGCTGCTGTGGCGACCGGCACGATTATCGCCGCGCAGAGGATCGCCAAGCGCAACAAGGTGGCCGCCGTCGCGATGCTCGTCGCGGTTAACTCGGTCTACGCCTTCGTGGTCGTGCACAACTACAAGGTCGCGAGCGGTCTCCGCTAG
- a CDS encoding carboxypeptidase-like regulatory domain-containing protein, giving the protein MMKRILGMFVVVLFVATSTFAGQGPGGTIAGTALNANKVVLTGVRVQLRNSVTGQLVGTTQSGLNGAFSFAGLNPGSFVVEIVNAAGQVIGVSTSLTLVAGGVISGITVAASAAGALAGAAAAGGLASFFTTTGGILVLAGAGALATAGIIVAANAPTASPSR; this is encoded by the coding sequence ATGATGAAGCGAATCCTCGGCATGTTCGTCGTCGTCCTGTTTGTGGCGACCAGCACCTTTGCCGGGCAGGGACCCGGGGGGACGATTGCCGGCACGGCGCTGAACGCCAACAAGGTCGTCCTGACGGGAGTCAGGGTGCAACTGCGCAACTCCGTCACAGGACAGCTTGTCGGCACGACCCAGTCGGGCCTAAACGGCGCGTTCTCGTTTGCGGGACTGAACCCCGGCAGCTTCGTCGTGGAGATCGTCAACGCAGCCGGACAGGTGATTGGTGTTAGCACGTCATTGACGCTGGTGGCCGGCGGCGTGATTTCTGGCATCACCGTGGCGGCGAGCGCGGCTGGAGCCCTGGCCGGCGCGGCCGCGGCAGGTGGCTTGGCCTCCTTCTTCACGACCACCGGCGGCATTCTTGTGCTGGCTGGCGCTGGCGCGCTGGCGACGGCCGGTATTATTGTCGCTGCGAACGCCCCCACCGCAAGTCCGTCGCGATAG